The following proteins are encoded in a genomic region of Euzebyales bacterium:
- a CDS encoding GNAT family N-acetyltransferase, whose product MIRPYVAADLESLLDVWYQASLIAHAFLPEEFLAAEREDIADVWMPVAETIVYEDDGQVVGFLSLVGNEVGAIFVHPEHQGRGVGRALMVRARAARPDLELDVFEANAIGRRFYDAYGFTFVRRHVHDETGRMQLRLRLGGERPPGAAPVSEDG is encoded by the coding sequence ATGATCCGTCCGTACGTAGCGGCGGACCTCGAGTCACTGCTCGACGTCTGGTACCAGGCGTCACTCATCGCGCACGCGTTCCTGCCTGAGGAGTTCCTCGCCGCCGAACGGGAGGACATCGCGGACGTCTGGATGCCGGTCGCCGAGACGATCGTGTACGAGGACGACGGACAGGTCGTCGGCTTCCTCTCGCTCGTGGGCAACGAGGTCGGAGCTATCTTCGTGCACCCCGAGCATCAGGGCAGGGGCGTCGGTCGGGCGCTGATGGTCCGGGCGCGCGCAGCGCGCCCGGACCTGGAACTCGACGTGTTCGAGGCCAACGCCATCGGCCGACGCTTCTATGACGCCTACGGGTTCACATTCGTCCGCCGCCACGTCCACGATGAGACGGGACGCATGCAACTGCGGCTGAGACTCGGCGGCGAGCGCCCGCCGGGGGCGGCTCCGGTCAGCGAAGACGGTTGA
- a CDS encoding TfoX/Sxy family protein, with protein sequence MQVPKPTEADKARFRALVPDDPRVETKPMFGNLGAFVNGNMFMGLFGADVGVKLPDDAREELLSVDGAGPFGPVERPMGGYVALPLAAVSDPAQAAPWVRRALEHVAAFPPKKPKKPRTKRR encoded by the coding sequence ATGCAGGTGCCGAAGCCGACCGAGGCCGACAAGGCCCGGTTCCGTGCGCTGGTGCCCGACGATCCGCGGGTGGAGACGAAGCCGATGTTCGGCAACCTCGGCGCATTCGTGAATGGCAACATGTTCATGGGTCTGTTCGGGGCGGACGTCGGTGTCAAGCTGCCGGATGACGCCCGCGAGGAGTTGCTGTCGGTCGACGGCGCCGGACCGTTCGGGCCGGTGGAGCGGCCGATGGGCGGCTACGTGGCACTGCCGCTGGCCGCGGTCTCCGATCCCGCGCAGGCGGCTCCGTGGGTGCGTCGTGCGCTGGAGCACGTCGCCGCGTTCCCGCCGAAGAAGCCGAAGAAGCCGAGGACGAAGCGGCGGTAG
- a CDS encoding STAS domain-containing protein produces MTDTTVPSSPTPVDTRRPTRGLLVIAMPPEVTSRSEAAMTAAFERASDGDIDTVGLDFTGLDYMNSGGIGLLVTLLVRANRQRQRLVAFGLDRHYRQIFALTRLDEAIELYDDETAALAATGSRR; encoded by the coding sequence ATGACCGACACGACCGTCCCATCATCACCGACGCCGGTGGACACCCGCCGTCCGACGCGCGGCCTACTGGTGATCGCGATGCCGCCTGAGGTGACGTCACGGTCCGAGGCAGCGATGACCGCCGCGTTCGAGCGTGCCAGCGACGGGGACATCGACACCGTCGGGCTGGACTTCACGGGCCTGGACTACATGAACAGCGGTGGCATCGGACTGCTGGTCACCCTGCTCGTGCGCGCCAACCGCCAACGGCAGCGGCTCGTCGCCTTCGGCTTGGACAGGCACTATCGCCAGATATTCGCGCTGACGAGACTGGACGAGGCGATCGAGCTGTACGACGACGAGACCGCCGCGCTCGCCGCGACGGGGTCGCGGCGATGA
- a CDS encoding STAS domain-containing protein encodes MLKTVDVSVRHLWSVAVLTLSGDVTGQATHDLTEAYDIAVAMGPDALLLDFAEVEYINSTGIAVLVSLLARARRKGRRMAACGLTPHYREVFAVTRLADYIEVFDDEQQALHGLGGSSAGADAERQPDPNASGDAQAGGAP; translated from the coding sequence ATGCTCAAGACCGTTGACGTCAGTGTGCGTCACCTGTGGTCGGTGGCGGTGCTGACGCTGTCAGGCGACGTGACCGGACAGGCGACCCATGACCTGACCGAGGCGTATGACATCGCGGTCGCCATGGGCCCCGACGCCCTGCTGCTCGATTTCGCCGAGGTCGAGTACATCAACTCCACCGGCATCGCGGTGCTGGTGAGCCTGCTCGCGCGAGCACGGCGGAAGGGCCGACGCATGGCCGCATGCGGCCTCACCCCCCACTACCGCGAGGTCTTCGCCGTGACACGCCTGGCCGACTACATCGAAGTGTTCGACGACGAGCAGCAGGCACTACACGGGCTGGGCGGTTCGTCCGCCGGCGCGGACGCAGAACGACAACCGGATCCGAATGCATCAGGCGATGCGCAGGCAGGAGGCGCACCATGA
- a CDS encoding SpoIIE family protein phosphatase, with protein sequence MSAAMRLRWWGRRVRADDARSASVTEPATVLDEPAPANAVDIADDDPLLAYMARAGGPVDLQQLQLDTPAVRALRDAGVVLVVPLVTQGELLGLLNLGPRRSEQSYSSEDRRLLEELAGHAAPAVRIAQLVRQHDDQVRERSRIEQELRVATLIQQQFLPRELPRLDGWHVEAFYRPAREVGGDFYDFIELPDGRLGIVVGDVTDKGVPAALIMAKTHSILRGDAPRLPAPGDVLARANELLVSEMPANMFVTCMYAVLDPATGVLRFANAGHPVPYVRATDGTVRELRARGMPLGLLPDMRYDEAETVLAPGDQVLLHSDGVAEAHGPGRSMFGFDRLAELVGSDADPSRLIDTVLQALAVFVPDGAEQEDDITLVTVARSGRAVPEARAPIRLADFTLPSAPGNERRAIAGVTDALRGRDLDGIVLERLATAVGEATMNAIEHGNGNDPHLSVRVEVCADDDSVIVRVTDHGQGTDGVALEEPDLDAKLAGLQHARGWGLFLIRNMVDDVHVIDGNHQHTVELTVATTRRGGRNAQDR encoded by the coding sequence ATGAGTGCGGCGATGAGACTTCGCTGGTGGGGGCGACGCGTCCGGGCCGATGATGCCCGGTCGGCGAGCGTGACCGAGCCCGCGACGGTCCTCGACGAGCCCGCGCCGGCCAACGCGGTCGACATCGCAGACGATGATCCGTTGCTGGCCTACATGGCACGTGCGGGCGGGCCGGTCGACCTGCAGCAGCTCCAGCTCGACACCCCAGCCGTCCGCGCGCTGCGCGACGCAGGTGTGGTGCTGGTCGTCCCACTGGTCACGCAGGGTGAGCTGCTCGGTCTGCTCAACCTCGGGCCACGGCGCTCCGAGCAGAGCTACTCGTCGGAGGACCGCCGGCTGCTGGAGGAGCTGGCTGGCCACGCCGCACCCGCGGTGCGCATCGCCCAACTGGTGCGCCAGCATGACGACCAGGTGCGGGAGCGGTCGCGGATCGAGCAGGAGCTGCGGGTCGCCACACTCATCCAGCAGCAGTTCCTGCCCCGCGAGCTTCCCCGACTCGACGGCTGGCACGTCGAGGCGTTCTACCGCCCGGCGCGTGAGGTCGGCGGCGACTTCTACGACTTCATCGAACTCCCCGACGGACGGCTCGGCATCGTCGTCGGCGACGTCACCGACAAGGGTGTCCCCGCGGCCCTGATCATGGCCAAGACGCACTCGATCCTGCGCGGTGACGCACCAAGGCTGCCCGCACCCGGAGACGTGCTCGCGCGCGCCAACGAGCTCCTGGTCTCCGAGATGCCCGCCAACATGTTCGTCACCTGCATGTACGCCGTGTTGGATCCGGCGACCGGTGTGCTTCGATTCGCCAACGCCGGGCACCCCGTCCCGTACGTGCGTGCGACCGACGGCACCGTGCGCGAGCTCAGGGCCCGCGGCATGCCACTGGGCCTGCTGCCCGACATGCGGTACGACGAGGCCGAGACCGTGCTCGCACCAGGCGACCAGGTCCTGCTCCACAGCGACGGCGTGGCCGAGGCACACGGCCCGGGCCGGTCGATGTTCGGCTTCGATCGTCTGGCGGAGCTGGTCGGGTCCGACGCCGACCCCAGCCGACTCATCGACACGGTGCTCCAGGCGCTCGCCGTGTTCGTTCCCGACGGCGCCGAGCAGGAGGACGACATCACGCTCGTCACGGTCGCCCGGTCCGGGAGAGCCGTCCCCGAGGCGCGCGCGCCGATCCGCTTGGCGGACTTCACGCTCCCGAGCGCGCCCGGCAACGAGCGCCGGGCCATCGCTGGAGTCACTGATGCACTGCGTGGGCGCGATCTCGACGGGATCGTGCTCGAGCGTCTCGCCACGGCTGTTGGCGAGGCGACGATGAACGCGATCGAGCACGGCAACGGCAACGATCCGCACCTGTCCGTGCGCGTCGAGGTGTGCGCCGACGACGACAGCGTCATCGTGCGCGTCACCGACCACGGCCAGGGCACCGACGGCGTCGCGCTCGAGGAGCCGGACCTCGACGCCAAGCTGGCGGGCCTCCAGCACGCGCGTGGCTGGGGGTTGTTCCTCATCCGGAACATGGTCGACGACGTACATGTCATCGACGGCAATCACCAGCACACGGTCGAGCTGACTGTGGCCACCACACGTCGAGGAGGACGCAATGCTCAAGACCGTTGA